The stretch of DNA GAGAGAGGCTTGTAAACAAATTaaatgatttaacctttatttaactaggcaagtcagttaagaacaaattcttatttacaatgacggcctaccccggccaaacctgaacgacactgggccaattgtgcgccgccctatgggactcccaatcacggccgattgTGAGACAGCCTGgaaacgaaccagggtctgtagtgatgcctctagcactgagatgcagtgccttagaccgctgtgccactcgggagcccaatccAATCTAATCTAATTCAATCGTTGCAGCAGACTCAACCGATACCCTGCACCGTTTCTTGACAGACAGAAGAACTAGCCAATAGCTGTTTAGAGCACACAGCGCTTCACACtgtttgagtgaaagagagatgcGTGCTGGCACACCCCTAGTTTCAATAACAGCCTCTATTTGTTCAGCATTTCATCATGCTGGGTTCTGGGCCTCCCCTTCAGAAGGCCCTTGTAAGGGTGGCTGAACCCAGGGGGCAGTGAATGAGTAGATGGTGACATGTTTAGTGGTGCCAAGGGAGATGTTATTATTAATGAACTTATTATGCCCCCTTGTCTTGACATGAAGGGGGGCAACTCTCATGACCACTCCAGAGCTGGAAGCTCTCAGGCTGGGAGCGCCAGTGAAGTGGCCACTAGTGATCTCCTTAGAACAGCAGGAAATAGCCTATCATTCCTCTCAACCACAATGGAATGTAAACAACAACTCCAACAAATGAGAAATGTACGAAAACAATGTTCTATGCAGCATTCTACGAGCTGAGATTTCGTTGTCTGCTATGAGACAGACTGCTCTCTTAGTGTTGTTGGCTCTGTagcagagatctataggagatcACAGAGCTAGTGATCACAGTGATTAGCCAGGTGCTATAGTGGATAGAGGAAAGGGCCTTAATCATCACAGATTTATTATCAGGACTCTAGAGATTCCTCAAATTCAACATCCCGACACATTAAATCCACACTCTCCTGCTCCCTGCCCATGGCACCCCTCTCCCAgttcccctccctcctcactgTTGGTGtccacagggtcaggtcagaagCATGTTTAAGAGGGGTTTAGGTTTGGCTAGTGTTGAAATGGACTCCACCCATGTGAGATAGCCAAAGGTCAGCCCTAAGAATACCCGCTGGCACATAGCTGGAGCCGGGCAGATAACTGCTGTCAGCAGGTCGTCAGCAGGCCCGGCCACCCCCTCGCCAAATAACTCCCTCCCTCCAGGGAACCAACAGGGCCCAGGGGAAGAGCTGGGAGAGTGACTCACAGACCCTCACCTTCCCTGGGCATGCCCGTCACTGAGGAGACCCTGTGGGGAGAgaggagtctggaaggagagataATGCCTGTCTGGATGGAGTACAGAGAAGTGGGGCTGCTCTGACAATCACAATGCACTGCACATATTCTCGGCACAAAATGGCGGAGAGTTTTACCCACAGTAATCTCCTTAACAGCACCACTTCAGCCACAGAGGTTTGAATGGTCACATCACCAGTCAGAAGTGCGTGTTCCGATAAGGGGTGCGATCTCCAGCAGGTTTTATCCTTCCATATTATGCACTGCCTGAGATAACGCAGTGAAGCCAGATCAATAGGACACACCTTATACAACTCCTACTCCTACTGGGGAGTTCATTTGTCTGTCTAAAGCGGGTGCAGTACATGAAACACATATTCCACATATAATCATCGAATAATCATCCACCTACAGCATCACCACCTTCAGGAACCCTGAAAGTATTCAAATATATCAAAATATacaaaggcacatttaaaaacaAGCCAAATACACCCTGAATACCAAACGGAAACATCCTGGGTTACAAACATCACTTCAAACCTAGCTCCTGACTCGATAAGCAACGTATAAACCTCTTAGAGAGAAAAGTACAAAACCGTTCTCCTTTTCAGAAAAATAGCAGCGCATCCTTCATCATTTCTAATAAGATTGGCCATATCCAGCCAGACGGAAAATATCCTTTATAGAGAGGAATGAATTACGTGAGAAGACTGGAGGTTGGAGTCCATTTTATCATCAATCTATTATCCTCCCCTCTGTGTCGTCTGCCTTGAGAGGGCAGAACCGTCCAAACACGCCGGACTCAAGAGCAGAATCACTGGAGATAGATCTGTGATAGATTATAAAGCCTGAGGTTATGAGGCCCCCAAAGTGAGTGGTGTTTGATTATTATTCCTGTTGTTGGCCATGATGGGTTAGGGGGGAGAACTGTCCTTCAGTTCAACCCTTTAAGTAATGAACAGTATGTGACTGATCATTTCCTCCTGACTCCGTTCCACAATGTGTTTCTGTTTGTGTCTTCTGCATGTTCACTGACTCAACCTTCTCTGCTGCCCCCAATCCCCAGCTCAGCTCCACCAGACCCCTGGGCACCGGGACCACTCCtgtcacctccaccacctccctccATCACCCACCCCACCACTACACTATCATCTGCACCacctctctgtccatctgtccTGCACTAACCTCCGGCCACCACTAGAGTGCACTCTCGCCCCTTCACTCCCTCTCACTGCCCAGCACCGAGCCCCAGCATGGAGAAGGTGCAGCACACGATGCGCTCTGCCATCCGCAGGGCCTCTATGGTGGTGGATGTGCCCCCCCAGGCCAAGCAGAACTTGCAGGAGCTCTTTGTCAACTTCAGCCTCATCCTCATCTGCCTGCTGCTCATCTACATCATCGTGTTGTTGATGTGAGGGCCTCTGAGGGGCCGGGAGGGGCCAGGCTACAGCCCAACAGGGCCATGACCTCTCAAGAGGGCCAAACaatggaaggggaggggaggaggggattgGGTGGCAAACATGGAGATTATCCTAGTATTTTGTAAACTGGTTTTAAATTGAAAGGAATTTGTGTAGAATAAGATCAGATTGTGTTTTTGTAGAGTTTAATCAATTCTGCCTGATTTTAATGACACAACTAAAATCACTCATCATTACACTATAAAGGTGCAGTGTGTGAGCAGTAGAAGATTGTTGGTCTCAGATGCAGTTTATGTCAGTTGTGTGTCACACACGTCACCCTCCTGTAGGTCTGTCATCCGTGCTCCACATCATGTCACCAGCACAGTGTCTCTGCCACCCCTCACTAGAACGCAACGCCTACAGCCACCTGGCTACACTGggctagtcacacacacacacacacacacacacacacacacacacacacacacacacacacacacacacacacacacacacacacacacacacagacacagacacagacacagacacagacagacagacagacagacaatataAACTTACTGACACTATTAACCCAAGGAAATCAGACTTGTATGTGCGTGATGAtcatgtgtatgtctgtgtaagTGTTCCAGTCTCTCACTGGGCCCGTTTTCCCTCCCAGACCTCTGTAGCTGAACCAACGACCACCACAGCACAGCGAGGGCTAAGCAGAGGGATGTAACGATCCATCAAACCATCTCCATCACTGGTCTTCCTGAGGACACCTCCAGAATTACCCTCTTCACTGAAGAGCTTTGCCCAGAATTGATCACTCTGCGTGGGGCATTTGCAGCCTCAACCCAGCCTCTCCATGTCGAGTGAAACCATGGACCTGGTCAACAACCGCGGTCTCAACCTGATGCTCAACTTCCTCCTCATCGTCATCATGCTGCTCCTCATGCTTGTCCTGGTCAAACTCAtgtaacctctgacctctgacataCAGTATGACCTTATGGCATAGGTTGAGCAATTCCAGTCCCCAAGGGCCACAGGGTCTGATGGGAGTCCCTCTAGCTCTGATTTGGTCATATAAATACACCATGGCTTCAACTAATTATTATTCAACAGTTTACATCAAAAATCACTGAATAAAGGCCTGTTGGAGGCTGTTGGAGTAGAACTAAACATTGTGAGCTTCTGGAGAGTAGAAAAGAGTTTGGGATTCCATGAGATCGTTACATGGGATGGCAAGATTCAAAATATGAATTAACAGGAGGATGAAACTCCATCCACCGATGGTAAAGAAATTAAATAAAGTTGACATGGCATGATCAATAGAACGCCCTCCTTTACGTTTAGTTTACCACCCTCTAGTGGTAGAATCACCAAACTGCACCACATCTACTTCTGGCCAGGGCACTGAACACAGAGATAAATCCATGCTCTCTGATCCTTATTGTAGAGTTGTGGTTTATATGAGCCATAGAGAACAATCATTTCAAAGCTTAACGCTCACAGTCACCGACTATTCAAAGCTATTAGGACCA from Salvelinus fontinalis isolate EN_2023a chromosome 20, ASM2944872v1, whole genome shotgun sequence encodes:
- the pln gene encoding cardiac phospholamban; this translates as MEKVQHTMRSAIRRASMVVDVPPQAKQNLQELFVNFSLILICLLLIYIIVLLIPL